In Haemophilus parainfluenzae, one genomic interval encodes:
- a CDS encoding abortive infection family protein, with protein MNTKIPQSIIGLLSEELPKFETHASIDSLFLYADAPSPIPDGSKPVKIKEWLFSVNKKSEYPLNVLGIIIEKYMDSLDEPSVYASDYEKEEYFNRTKFRETLISILERNGLKYFSGKVVQMSLSKVSTNLYDLIKDKNEDAINLEFTRAIEGLENKPLESISAACNILESICKVYIEEEKLELPTKQDLRNLWKVVSKDLQFDVNRLQDDDLKKIISGLFSIVDGVSSLRTHGSSAHGQGKRLYIPESRHARLVVNSAHTLAAFVLETWNKRTL; from the coding sequence ATGAATACTAAAATACCGCAATCTATAATTGGTTTGTTATCTGAAGAGTTACCTAAATTTGAAACTCATGCAAGCATTGATAGTTTATTTCTGTACGCTGATGCTCCTTCTCCGATACCTGATGGAAGTAAGCCAGTAAAAATTAAGGAATGGTTATTTAGCGTCAATAAAAAATCTGAATATCCTTTGAATGTGCTAGGTATTATTATTGAAAAATATATGGATTCATTAGATGAACCTAGTGTATATGCATCGGACTATGAAAAAGAAGAGTATTTTAATAGAACTAAATTTAGAGAAACATTAATATCAATTCTTGAACGAAACGGTTTGAAATATTTTTCAGGTAAAGTTGTTCAGATGTCATTATCTAAAGTTAGTACAAATTTGTATGACTTAATTAAAGATAAAAATGAAGATGCTATTAATCTTGAGTTTACTAGGGCAATTGAGGGGTTAGAAAATAAGCCTTTAGAATCAATATCTGCAGCTTGTAATATTCTTGAATCTATTTGCAAGGTTTATATCGAAGAAGAGAAATTAGAGTTACCAACAAAACAAGATTTAAGAAATCTTTGGAAGGTAGTTAGCAAAGATCTCCAATTTGATGTAAACAGGTTACAGGATGATGATTTGAAGAAAATAATATCAGGCTTATTTTCTATTGTTGATGGAGTTTCCTCTTTGAGAACTCATGGAAGTTCTGCTCACGGACAAGGAAAACGACTTTACATTCCAGAATCTAGACATGCTAGATTAGTAGTAAATTCTGCACATACTTTAGCTGCTTTTGTATTGGAAACATGGAATAAAAGAACGTTGTAA
- the dcuC gene encoding anaerobic C4-dicarboxylate transporter DcuC: MDLIIGLIAIVLVAYYIVKGYSATGVLMFGGLVLLFISVLMGHSILPEGVKSTGSTYFDILEYVKYLLGNRGGGLGLMIMVLCGFSVYMTHLGANDVVVKLVSKPLKNIRSPYILMVFAYFLACLMSFAVSSATGLGVLLMATLFPVMVNVGISRGAAAAICASPISIILSPTSGDVVLSAEISKIPLGEFAFGTALPVSIFAILGIAVAHFFWQRYLDKKEGVQVERINADEIKTTAPNYYAILPLLPIIGVLIFDGKWGLPNLHIVTVMVLCFIITAAVDFLRSFNAKQTFDNLIVAYRGMADAFAGVVMLLVAAGVFAQSLSTIGFITNLIASAQSFGGSAFFMMLVLAVITILATMATGSGNAAFYAFAELIPKLATQMGVNPAFLTIPMLQASNLGRGLSPVSGVVVAVSGMGKISPFEIVKRMSVPMLVGFICVIIGTEIFVSVAA; this comes from the coding sequence ATGGATCTGATTATAGGTTTGATTGCCATTGTCTTGGTGGCATATTATATCGTGAAAGGCTATTCAGCGACTGGCGTGTTGATGTTCGGTGGCTTGGTCTTGTTATTCATTTCAGTGCTGATGGGACATTCTATTTTACCGGAAGGCGTGAAAAGTACCGGTTCCACCTATTTTGATATTTTAGAATATGTGAAATATCTACTCGGCAATCGTGGCGGTGGCTTAGGCTTGATGATTATGGTGTTATGTGGTTTCTCTGTGTACATGACTCATCTTGGTGCGAACGATGTAGTGGTGAAATTGGTCTCAAAACCACTGAAAAATATCCGTTCACCTTATATTTTAATGGTGTTTGCTTACTTCCTCGCATGTTTAATGTCTTTTGCGGTGTCATCTGCAACAGGTTTAGGCGTGTTATTAATGGCGACATTATTCCCTGTGATGGTAAACGTGGGGATTTCACGTGGGGCAGCGGCTGCAATTTGCGCATCGCCAATTTCCATTATCCTTTCCCCAACATCAGGCGACGTGGTGCTTTCGGCTGAAATTTCAAAAATTCCTTTAGGTGAGTTTGCCTTTGGTACCGCATTGCCGGTTTCGATTTTTGCGATTTTAGGGATTGCTGTAGCACACTTCTTCTGGCAGCGTTATTTAGATAAAAAAGAAGGTGTGCAAGTAGAACGCATTAATGCAGATGAAATTAAAACCACAGCACCAAACTACTACGCGATTTTGCCATTATTACCCATTATTGGCGTATTGATTTTTGATGGTAAATGGGGCTTACCAAATTTACACATCGTTACCGTGATGGTGCTTTGCTTTATCATTACTGCTGCGGTAGATTTCTTACGTAGCTTTAACGCAAAACAAACCTTCGATAATCTCATTGTGGCATATCGCGGTATGGCAGATGCCTTTGCGGGTGTGGTGATGCTTTTAGTGGCGGCAGGTGTATTTGCACAAAGTTTAAGTACAATCGGCTTTATCACTAATTTAATCGCCTCTGCACAATCATTCGGTGGTTCAGCCTTCTTTATGATGTTAGTGCTTGCGGTGATTACCATTTTAGCAACCATGGCGACAGGTTCAGGTAATGCAGCGTTTTATGCTTTTGCAGAATTAATTCCAAAATTAGCCACCCAAATGGGCGTTAACCCAGCGTTCTTAACGATTCCAATGTTACAAGCCTCTAACTTAGGTCGTGGTTTATCACCGGTTTCTGGCGTGGTTGTAGCGGTATCCGGTATGGGCAAAATCTCACCATTTGAAATCGTAAAACGTATGTCTGTCCCAATGTTGGTCGGTTTTATTTGTGTGATTATCGGCACAGAAATCTTTGTTTCCGTTGCCGCCTAA
- the hrpA gene encoding ATP-dependent RNA helicase HrpA: protein MKNKSVKRELNLIQQSLFSKLKDIMLVDQRRLSARIHGIGKIKSQEAQQAVAAEIQLQIEQAQLRVENRKSAVQNPIIFPESLPVSQRKAEIQKLLSEHQVIVVAGETGSGKTTQLPKMCLELGFGNLGMIGHTQPRRIAARSVAARIAEELETELGGLVGYKVRFNDQISDDTQIKLMTDGILLAEIQNDRFLNQYSCLIIDEAHERSLNNDFILGYLKQLLPRRRDLKLIITSATIDVERFSKHFNNAPIIEVSGRTYPVEVRYRPVVEEDDQDQLQGILNAVDELQAEGRGDILIFMNGEREIRDTAEALQKQNLKHTEILPLFARLSAQEQNKIFHPSGLNRIVLATNVAETSLTVPSIKYVIDPGTARISRYSYRTKVQRLPIEPISQASANQRKGRCGRVSEGICIRLYSEEDFNSRPEFTDPEILRTNLASVILQMTALGLDDIEAFPFVDAPDKRHIQDGIKLLEELGAFEMVRTKSGEKRQLTAVGRQLSQLPVDPRLAKMLLSAVSQGALHEVMIIVAVLSIQDPRERPQEKQQASDEKHRRFADKKSDFLAFLNLWRYLQEQQKELSKNQFRRQCQKDFLNYLRIREWQDIYHQIRLTVREMGLPINSEKAEYPQIHTALLSGLLSHIGLKEAEKQQYLGARNAHFAIFPNSVLFKKQPKWVMAAELVETSKLWGRMVAEIEPEWIEPLAEHLIKKSYSEPRWSKSRGAVIADEKVTLYGVPIVAARPVNYGAIDPTVSREIFIQSALVEGDWNTKHKFFKENQRLVREVEELEHKSRRRDILVDDRTLFEFYDQRIGTEVVSQKHFDTWWKKAQQKDPELLNFERSFLINDDAEQVSKLDFPNFWHQGNLKLKLTYQFEPGTDADGVTVHIPLPLLNQVEMTGFDWQIPGLREELVIALIKSLPKSYRRNFVPAPNYAQAFLSRAVPLEKPLLDTLIYELRRMTGVTVEAEHWNWEQIPSHLKITFRVVDENGKKIAESMNLDELKFNLKDRVQESISAVADDGIEQSGLHIWSFADLPQCYEQKQRGFSVKAFPAIVDEKDAVGIKLFETEFEQAVAMQQGLRRLLLLNVPSPIKYLHEKLPNKAKLGLYFTPFGRVLDLIDDCIACAVDKLIADFGGFVWDEAGFEKLRDFVRENLNEVTVDIAQKVEQILSLNHALNQRLKGKMDFTMAFAFSDIKAQLAGLIYPGFVQKSGYDRLPDLQRYLQAVDKRIDKLAQDVNRDRAAMLRVEQVQQAYQQLLAKLPKSKPISDEIAEIRYMIEELRVSLFAQQLGTKYQVSDKRVLNLISAL from the coding sequence ATGAAGAACAAATCAGTCAAACGTGAATTAAATCTGATACAACAATCTCTCTTTTCGAAACTCAAGGATATCATGCTGGTGGATCAACGTCGTTTATCCGCCCGCATTCATGGTATTGGAAAAATTAAAAGCCAAGAGGCTCAACAAGCTGTTGCCGCAGAAATCCAGCTGCAGATTGAACAGGCTCAATTACGTGTAGAAAATCGTAAAAGTGCGGTGCAAAATCCCATCATTTTTCCAGAGAGTTTGCCCGTTAGCCAACGCAAAGCAGAAATTCAAAAACTGCTTTCTGAACATCAGGTCATTGTGGTGGCAGGGGAAACCGGTTCAGGTAAAACCACCCAATTGCCGAAAATGTGTTTGGAATTAGGTTTCGGCAATTTGGGTATGATTGGTCATACTCAACCACGCCGTATAGCCGCTCGTTCGGTGGCTGCACGTATTGCGGAAGAGCTGGAAACAGAACTTGGCGGTTTAGTTGGTTATAAGGTTCGTTTTAACGATCAAATCAGTGATGATACACAAATCAAATTGATGACTGACGGGATCCTGTTAGCAGAAATTCAAAACGATCGTTTTCTCAATCAATATTCTTGTTTGATTATCGATGAAGCCCACGAACGAAGCCTGAACAATGATTTTATTCTTGGTTATCTAAAACAGCTTTTACCACGTCGTCGTGATTTGAAACTTATCATCACTTCCGCGACCATTGATGTGGAACGTTTTTCCAAACATTTCAACAATGCCCCGATTATCGAAGTCTCAGGCAGAACCTATCCTGTTGAAGTGCGTTATCGTCCCGTAGTGGAAGAAGACGATCAAGATCAGCTACAAGGCATTCTTAATGCGGTGGATGAACTGCAAGCGGAAGGTCGGGGCGATATTTTGATCTTTATGAACGGTGAGCGAGAAATTCGTGATACCGCCGAAGCTTTACAAAAACAAAATCTAAAACACACGGAAATTCTACCGCTCTTTGCACGCTTGTCTGCTCAAGAACAAAATAAAATTTTCCATCCGAGCGGATTAAATCGCATCGTGTTGGCAACCAACGTCGCAGAAACCTCATTGACCGTGCCGAGCATTAAATATGTGATTGACCCAGGTACTGCGCGAATTTCCCGTTATAGCTATCGCACCAAAGTACAACGTTTACCGATTGAACCCATTTCACAGGCTTCTGCGAATCAGCGTAAAGGTCGTTGTGGTCGTGTAAGTGAAGGGATTTGTATTCGTTTATATTCGGAAGAGGATTTTAATTCTCGTCCAGAGTTTACCGATCCTGAAATTCTACGCACCAATTTAGCCTCCGTTATTTTGCAAATGACGGCATTGGGTTTGGATGATATTGAAGCGTTCCCATTTGTTGATGCGCCAGATAAACGCCATATTCAAGATGGTATAAAACTATTGGAAGAATTAGGTGCGTTTGAAATGGTTCGCACCAAATCAGGTGAGAAACGTCAATTAACGGCAGTAGGCCGTCAATTATCTCAACTCCCTGTGGATCCACGTTTAGCGAAAATGTTGTTGAGTGCTGTCTCACAAGGTGCGTTGCATGAAGTGATGATTATTGTCGCCGTGTTATCCATTCAAGATCCTCGCGAGCGCCCACAAGAAAAACAACAAGCTTCCGATGAAAAACATCGTCGTTTTGCTGATAAAAAATCAGATTTCTTGGCGTTCTTAAATCTTTGGCGTTATCTACAAGAACAACAAAAAGAATTGAGTAAAAACCAATTTCGTCGTCAATGCCAAAAGGATTTCTTAAATTATTTACGTATTCGTGAATGGCAAGATATTTATCATCAAATTCGTTTAACTGTACGTGAAATGGGCTTGCCGATTAATTCTGAAAAAGCAGAATATCCGCAAATTCATACCGCACTTTTAAGCGGCTTGCTTTCTCATATCGGCTTAAAAGAAGCGGAAAAACAACAATATCTTGGCGCACGTAATGCCCATTTTGCGATTTTCCCAAATTCTGTACTTTTCAAAAAACAACCGAAATGGGTGATGGCGGCAGAGTTAGTGGAAACCTCCAAACTTTGGGGGCGTATGGTGGCAGAAATCGAGCCAGAATGGATTGAGCCACTTGCAGAGCATTTAATTAAAAAATCCTATTCCGAACCGCGTTGGTCGAAATCTCGTGGCGCCGTGATTGCAGATGAAAAAGTCACGCTTTACGGTGTGCCGATTGTGGCTGCACGACCAGTGAATTACGGTGCTATTGATCCGACGGTAAGCCGTGAGATCTTCATTCAATCTGCCTTAGTGGAAGGGGATTGGAATACCAAACATAAATTCTTTAAAGAAAACCAACGACTCGTTCGAGAAGTGGAAGAGTTGGAACACAAAAGTCGCCGACGCGATATTTTGGTGGATGATCGCACGCTTTTTGAATTTTACGATCAGCGTATTGGCACGGAAGTAGTTTCCCAAAAACATTTTGATACCTGGTGGAAAAAGGCGCAGCAAAAAGATCCAGAATTGCTTAATTTTGAACGTTCATTCTTGATTAATGATGATGCGGAACAAGTGAGCAAGCTGGATTTTCCGAATTTCTGGCATCAAGGTAATTTGAAACTCAAACTGACGTATCAATTTGAACCAGGTACCGATGCGGATGGGGTGACCGTGCATATTCCGTTGCCATTGCTCAACCAAGTGGAAATGACCGGCTTTGATTGGCAAATTCCAGGTTTACGTGAAGAGCTGGTGATTGCGTTGATTAAATCTCTGCCGAAATCTTATCGCCGTAACTTCGTGCCTGCACCTAATTATGCTCAAGCTTTTTTAAGTCGAGCCGTGCCGTTGGAAAAACCGTTATTAGATACGCTGATTTATGAATTGCGTCGTATGACGGGCGTTACCGTAGAAGCGGAACATTGGAATTGGGAACAAATCCCAAGCCATTTGAAAATAACGTTCCGCGTGGTGGATGAAAACGGCAAGAAAATCGCGGAATCCATGAATTTAGATGAACTAAAATTCAACTTAAAAGATCGTGTGCAGGAAAGTATTTCTGCTGTGGCGGATGATGGCATTGAGCAAAGCGGGCTGCATATTTGGAGCTTTGCAGATTTACCACAATGCTACGAACAAAAACAACGAGGTTTCAGCGTCAAAGCGTTCCCGGCTATTGTAGATGAAAAAGATGCGGTTGGTATCAAACTGTTTGAAACAGAGTTTGAGCAAGCGGTGGCGATGCAACAAGGTTTACGCCGTTTATTGTTGCTCAATGTGCCGTCACCGATTAAATATCTGCATGAAAAATTACCGAATAAAGCTAAATTGGGTCTGTATTTTACTCCGTTCGGTCGTGTGTTGGATTTGATTGATGACTGTATCGCTTGTGCCGTGGATAAACTGATTGCCGATTTTGGCGGGTTTGTATGGGATGAAGCAGGCTTTGAAAAATTACGTGATTTCGTGCGAGAAAACCTTAACGAAGTGACCGTGGATATTGCGCAGAAAGTGGAGCAAATTCTGTCTCTTAACCATGCCTTAAACCAACGTTTAAAAGGCAAAATGGATTTCACCATGGCCTTTGCCTTTTCTGATATTAAGGCGCAATTAGCGGGGCTGATTTATCCAGGTTTTGTGCAAAAGAGTGGTTATGATCGCTTACCTGATTTACAGCGCTATCTACAAGCCGTTGATAAACGTATCGATAAACTAGCTCAAGATGTAAATCGCGATCGTGCGGCGATGCTACGCGTAGAGCAAGTACAACAGGCTTACCAACAATTGCTCGCTAAACTGCCGAAATCTAAACCAATTTCTGATGAAATTGCGGAAATTCGCTATATGATCGAAGAATTGCGTGTGAGTTTATTTGCACAGCAATTAGGCACGAAGTATCAGGTGTCGGATAAGCGGGTTTTGAATTTGATTTCAGCGTTATAG
- the folK gene encoding 2-amino-4-hydroxy-6-hydroxymethyldihydropteridine diphosphokinase, which produces MVQVYIALGSNLNTPTEQLNSALEAISALPNTELKSVSGFYQSKPLGPQDQPDYVNAVAMIETTRPPLALLDELQRIENEQGRVRLRRWGERTLDLDILLYGDQIIQNERLTVPHYDMKNREFVIVPLNDIAQDLVLPEGEKVADLVKAFENHQMHKIKNSEKIDRT; this is translated from the coding sequence ATGGTTCAAGTGTATATCGCCCTTGGCAGCAATTTAAATACGCCGACAGAACAATTAAATTCGGCATTAGAGGCAATCTCTGCGCTACCTAATACCGAATTAAAATCGGTGAGCGGATTTTATCAAAGCAAACCATTAGGCCCGCAAGATCAACCTGATTATGTAAACGCGGTGGCGATGATTGAAACCACTCGCCCACCTTTAGCCTTACTCGATGAATTGCAACGCATCGAAAATGAACAAGGTCGCGTACGTTTACGTCGTTGGGGGGAGCGTACATTAGATTTGGATATTCTGCTTTATGGAGATCAAATCATTCAAAATGAACGCTTAACCGTGCCTCATTACGATATGAAAAACCGCGAATTCGTGATTGTGCCGCTTAATGATATCGCACAAGATTTGGTTTTACCGGAAGGCGAAAAAGTCGCAGATTTAGTGAAAGCCTTTGAAAATCATCAAATGCATAAAATCAAAAACAGTGAGAAAATTGACCGCACTTAA
- the pcnB gene encoding polynucleotide adenylyltransferase PcnB, whose product MAPSSSHHKKTNTQAHRHDKHIVKASHFGINPRMFSRNAITVVEKLQRQGYDAYIVGGCLRDLLLGKHPKDFDVATNARPDQIQAVFQRQCRLVGRRFRLAHIMFGRDVIEVATFRASHSDARSENQAKQSDEGMLLRDNVYGTIEQDAERRDFTVNALYYDPQDNTLRDYFNGIDDLKNGKLRLIGDPVTRYQEDPVRMLRSVRFMAKLDMFLEKPSEQPIRELAPLLKNIPPARLFDESLKLLQSGNGVKTYKLLRQYGLFEQLFPSLTPYFTEKEDSLAERMILTSLNSTDERIADKLRINPAFLFAAFFWYPLREKVDVLKNEGGLNNHDAYALAGNEVLDQLCRSLAAPRRHTSVIRDIWMLQLQLLKRTGSHPARTMEHQKFRAAFDLLAMRAEVEGGETVELAKWWHEYQLSNQEQRRQLVQEQQKLHPAPKKKYYRRRKPKAAN is encoded by the coding sequence ATCGCCCCGTCCTCTTCTCACCATAAAAAAACCAACACACAAGCGCATCGTCACGACAAACATATCGTTAAAGCCTCTCATTTTGGTATTAACCCACGTATGTTTAGCCGTAATGCCATTACCGTGGTGGAAAAATTGCAACGTCAAGGTTATGACGCTTACATCGTTGGTGGTTGTTTGCGTGATTTATTGTTAGGTAAACACCCAAAAGATTTTGATGTGGCAACCAATGCACGTCCCGACCAAATTCAAGCAGTATTCCAACGTCAATGCCGTTTAGTTGGTCGTCGTTTCCGTCTTGCGCATATTATGTTTGGACGCGATGTGATCGAAGTGGCCACATTCCGTGCTAGCCATTCGGATGCGCGCAGCGAAAATCAAGCGAAACAAAGTGATGAAGGAATGTTATTACGTGATAACGTATATGGCACCATTGAACAAGATGCGGAGCGCCGTGACTTCACCGTAAACGCCCTTTACTACGATCCGCAAGATAATACGTTGCGTGATTATTTCAACGGAATTGATGACCTGAAAAACGGAAAATTACGTCTGATTGGCGATCCCGTTACCCGTTATCAAGAAGATCCTGTGCGTATGCTACGCTCTGTGCGCTTTATGGCGAAATTGGATATGTTCTTGGAAAAACCAAGTGAACAGCCAATTCGTGAGCTTGCACCATTGCTGAAAAATATTCCACCGGCGCGTTTATTCGATGAAAGCTTAAAATTATTGCAGTCTGGCAATGGTGTAAAAACCTATAAATTACTTCGTCAATATGGCTTATTTGAACAGCTTTTCCCAAGCTTAACGCCTTATTTCACCGAAAAAGAAGACAGCCTTGCGGAACGCATGATTTTAACTTCGTTAAATTCAACTGATGAACGCATTGCCGATAAATTGCGTATCAATCCAGCCTTTTTATTTGCGGCATTCTTCTGGTATCCATTACGCGAAAAAGTAGATGTACTGAAAAATGAAGGTGGTTTAAACAATCATGATGCTTATGCCCTTGCTGGAAATGAAGTGCTTGACCAATTATGCCGATCATTAGCCGCACCTCGTCGTCATACATCCGTTATTCGTGATATTTGGATGTTGCAATTACAATTGCTTAAACGCACCGGTTCTCACCCTGCACGAACGATGGAACATCAAAAATTCCGTGCGGCCTTTGATTTATTGGCAATGCGTGCTGAAGTGGAAGGTGGTGAAACAGTTGAATTGGCTAAATGGTGGCATGAGTACCAACTTAGCAATCAAGAACAACGTCGCCAATTGGTTCAAGAGCAACAAAAATTGCATCCTGCACCGAAGAAAAAATATTACCGCAGACGTAAACCTAAGGCGGCTAACTAA
- a CDS encoding DUF423 domain-containing protein: MKNKWLFIAGLSGFLCVAIGAFAAHGLSKVLEPKELAWIETGVKYQMFHTIAILAIGILQLCRESLVANKMANLSAGTWACGIFLFSGSLYALALGAGKFLVWVTPVGGTLFLIGWLCLAYGGFKSKSV, from the coding sequence TTTTTATGTGTGGCGATTGGTGCTTTTGCGGCACATGGATTAAGCAAGGTTTTAGAACCTAAAGAATTAGCCTGGATTGAAACGGGTGTGAAATATCAAATGTTCCACACTATTGCGATTTTAGCGATTGGCATTTTGCAATTATGCCGTGAATCATTGGTTGCAAACAAAATGGCTAATCTTTCTGCAGGGACTTGGGCGTGCGGCATTTTTCTTTTTAGTGGCAGCCTTTATGCGCTCGCACTTGGTGCGGGCAAATTCCTCGTTTGGGTGACACCCGTTGGTGGAACGTTATTTTTAATTGGTTGGCTTTGCTTGGCTTACGGTGGTTTTAAAAGTAAATCAGTATGA